The Rhodococcus sp. ABRD24 genome contains the following window.
TGCATGTCGCCGGATTGCAGCAGGCTCGCGGCCTCGGTGGCGCTCAGTAGCGCCGGGTCGGTGACGGTGATCGTCCCGGGACCAGGCAGGCCCGGCGCCGGTTTCGTGCGCGCCGCGGCGGGACGTACCCCCGCTGCCGCGGCGCTCACGCCGATCGTCGCGGCTCCGAGGAACCGGCGTCGGGTCAAACCCGGTACCGTACCCGGGGCTTCGTGTGGCATCGCCGTCCTCCCGTTGATACTGAGTGGAACTGAGACTAGCGGCGATCGGACTCGCGGGTCGAAGTGGCGGCGGGGCCACCGCGGTGATCGCCTCGGTCACACTCCGGGATCGCTTCGGTCCTTCACGGCGAATGGAACGCGTTCTATGGTGAGGTGCGCAGAGGTCTGGGCCTCGTACCGAGCAGTGCCGTCGACATGACAGCCGCGCCGCCGATATGAACGGAGGCGCTGCAGACGTGAACAGGAAGGAACACCTCACAGTGACCACAGAGGCATTCATTTATGAAGCCATCCGAACCCCACGCGGCCGGGGCAAGAAGACCGGATCGCTGCATTCGGTCAAGCCGATCTCGCTGGTCACCGGCCTGATCCAAGAACTGCGCACGCGCTTCCCCGATCTGGACGAGGACCGTATCTCCGATCTGATCCTCGGTGTCGTCACCCCGGTCGGTGACCAGGGCATGGACATCGCCCGTATCGCCGTCAACGACGCCGGGCTGCCCGACACCGTCGGCGGCGTGCAGCTCAATCGCTTCTGCGCCTCCGGCCTCGAGGCCGTCAACATGGCCGCGCAGAAGATCCGGTCCGGCTGGGACGAGCTGGTCATCGCCGGTGGCGTCGAATCGATGTCGCGCGTGCCGATGGGATCCGACGGCGGCCCGTGGGCGCTGGACCCGGCCACCAACTACGACAACTACTTCGTACCGCAGGGTGTCGGCGCCGACCTGATCGCCACGATCGAGGGCTTCTCCCGCGAGGACGTCGACGCGTATGCGGTGCGCTCGCAGGATCTGGCCGCGAAGGCGTGGACCGGCGGCTACTTCGCCAAGTCTGTCGTCCCGGTCAAGGACATCAACGGCATCACGATCCTCGACAACGACGAGCACATGCGTCCCGGCACCACGGTCGAGAGCCTGGCGGGTCTGACTCCCGCGTTCGCGATGGTCGGCGAGATGGGCGGCTTCGACGCCGTCGCGCTGCAGAAGTACCACTGGGTCGAGAAGATCACGCATGTGCACCACGGCGGCAACAGCTCCGGCATCGTCGATGGCGCCGCGCTGATCCTGGTCGGCAGCGAGCAGGCCGGCAAGGACATGGGCCTGACCCCGCGTGCCCGCATCGTTGCGACCGCCACCTCCGGTGCCGACTCCACGATCATGCTCACCGGCCCGACGCCGGCGTCGAAGAAGGCGCTCGCCGCGGCCGGCCTCACCGTCGACGACATCGACCTCTTCGAGATCAACGAGGCATTCGCCTCCGTGGCGCTCAAGTTCCAGAAGGACCTGAACATCCCGGACGAGAAGCTCAACGTCAACGGCGGCGCCATCGCAATGGGTCACCCACTCGGCGCCACCGGCGCCATGATCACCGGAACCATGGTCGACGAGCTCGAGCGCCGCGGCGCCAAGCGCGCCCTGATCACGCTGTGCATCGGCGGCGGTATGGGCGTGGCCACCATCATCGAGCGCGTCTGACGCTCAGCGGACAACCAGGAGAGACGAAACAGTGAGCGATCAGAACATCATCGGCTGGGAGCAGGATGCCGACGGCATCGTAGTCCTGACCATCGACGACCCCAACCAGGGCGCGAACACGATGAACGACCGGTACATCTCCTCGATGCGGGCCACCGTGGACCGGCTGTACGCGGAGAAGGAGTCGATCACCGGCGTCGTGCTGACGTCTGGCAAGAAGACGTTCTTCGCCGGCGGCGATCTGAAGAGCATGATCAAGGTCGGGCCCGAGGACGCGCAGCAGATCTTCGAGCACTCCCTCAATCTGAAGGCGGACCTGCGTCGCCTCGAGACTCTCGGCAAGCCCGTCGTCACCTGCATCAACGGTGCGGCGCTCGGTGGCGGCCTCGAGATCGCGCTCGCGACGCACCACCGCATCGCGGCGGACGTCAAGGGCGTCAAGATCGGCCTGCCCGAGGTCACCCTCGGCCTCCTGCCCGGCGGCGGCGGCATCGTCCGCACCGTCCGGATGTTCGGTCTGATGACCGCGCTGACCCAGATGCTGCTGCAGGGCCAGCAGCGCGGCCCGGTTCAGGCCAAGGAGGTCGGCCTGGTCGACGAGGTCGTCTCCTCCGTCGAGGAGTTGGTCCCTGCCGCCAAGGCGTGGATCAAGGCCAACCCCGAGTCCGGCGTGCAGCCGTGGGACGTCAAGGGCTACAAGATCCCCGGCGGCACCCCCGCCACTCCGGCATTTGCCGCGAACCTGCCGGCAATCCCGGCGAACCTGCGCAAGCAGCTCAAGGGCTCCCCGATGGAGGCGCCGCGCGCAATCATGGCTGCCGCCGTCGAGGGCTCGCAGGTCGACGTCGACAACGCGCTCCTCATCGAGTCCCGGTACTTCACCAACCTGGTGACCGGCCGCGTCGCGAAGAACATGATCCAGGCGTTCTTCTTCGACATGCAGGCGATCGGCTCGGGCGCGTCGCGTCCGAAGGACATTCCCAAGCGCGAGATCAAGAAGGTTGGCGTCCTCGGTGCCGGCATGATGGGCGCCGGCATCGCGTACGTGTGCGCCAAGGCCGGAATCCCGGTGGTGCTCAAGGACGTCACGATCGAGGCCGCGGAGAAGGGCAAGGCGTACTCCGAGAAGATCGAGGCCAAGGCGCTCTCGCGTGGCAAGACCACAGAGGAGAAGTCCAAGGCTCTGCTCGCGTTGATCACGCCGAGCGCGGATCCGGCCGACTTCGCGGGCGTCGACTTCGTCGTCGAGGCCGTCTTCGAGTCGCCCGACCTGAAGAAGAAGGTGTTCCAGGAGATCGAGGACATCGTCGAGCCCGACGCTCTCCTCGGCTCGAACACCTCGACGCTGCCGATCACCGACCTGGCGACCGGCGTCAAGCGGGCCGAGGACTTCATCGGTATCCACTTCTTCTCGCCCGTCGACAAGATGCCCCTGGTCGAGATCATCCGCGGTGAGAAGACGTCCGACGAATCGCTGGCCCGCGTGTTCGACTTCGTGCAGGCGATCCGCAAGACCCCGATCGTCGTCAACGACTCGCGCGGCTTCTTCACCTCCCGCGTGATCGGCACGTTCGTCAACGAGGCGATCGGCATGGTCGCCGAGGGCATCGAGCCGGCCACCATCGAGCAGGCGGGCATGCAGGCCGGCTACCCGGCGGCGCCGCTGCAGCTCTCGGACGAGCTGAACCTGACGCTCATGCAGAAGATCCGCGCCGAGTCGAAGGCCGCCGCTCAGGCCGAGGGCAAGGAGCTTCCGGCCGACCTCGCCGGCGACGTCATCAACTACCTCGTCGAGGGCAACGACCGTAAGGGCCGCCTCGGCGGTGCCGGCTTCTACAACTACGAGGACGGCAAGCGCTCCGGCCTGTGGCAGGGCCTGCGTGAGCACTTCGACTCCGGTTCGGTCACGCCGCCGATCCAGGACCTCGTCGACCGCATGCTGTTCATCGAGGCCATCGAGACCCAGAAGTGCTTCGACGAGGGCGTCATCACGTCCACCGCCGACGCCAACATCGGCTCGATCATGGGCATCGGCTACCCGGCGTGGACGGGCGGCGTCAGCCAGTTCGTCGCCGGCTACGAAGGCGGCAAGGCGGGCTTCGTCAAGCGCGCCGAGGAACTCGCCGCCAAGTACGGTGAGCGCTTCACCCCGCCGGCGTCGATGAAGGACTAGTAGGCGCTGCGCGCCTGTGCGTGGTTAGCGAGTCCCAGCACTCGCTAACCACGCACAGGGGATTTATCCCCACCCTGTGGAATTCTCGGCGATCGACGGCCTTCGCTGTCGGTAGTGGGCGTGAAGGTGTCCGCCATGACTTCGACATCGCCCCTGCAGAGCCTCGTCGACGCTCAGTACGGGCTCATTACCGCCGCACAGGTATGTGCACTGGGCATTCCCAAATCTCAGGCACGGCATCGCGTCGAGTGTGGCCGGTGGCAACGAGTACTACGAGGCGTGTACGCCGTAACCTCCGGCCGACTGACGCGCGATGCGGTCTTGTCAGCAGCACTTCTGTACGGGGGCGATGCTGCACTCCTGAGCCACCGAACGGCGGCCGAGGTGTGGGGAATGATCCGCACCGATGACACGGCACCGATTCACGTCACGGTGCCGTACGGCAAATCGGCGCTTTCACAGCCCGTCTCTTACATCCAGAGTCCGGTGCACGGTTCTGCCGTCGTGCCAGGCGTCGGAGGTGTTCTCCATCCAGGTGTTGTCGTGCACCGTTCTCGGGCACAACGACATATCGGCGTCGAATTGGTGCCACCGCGCACGACACGGGCGGACACGGCCTTGGACGTGGCGATCGAACAGCCGACAGCACGTGAGGCGTACGTGTCGCTGATCTCCACCGTCACCAATGCGCGGATAAGGCTGGCGGACGTCCGAACACGGATGGAGGAGCGAACTCCGCGTCGATATCGCCGCGCCCTCGAATCTGCGGTTCGCCTTCTCGCGGACGGGGTCCAATCGATGCTCGAGTATCGCTATGCGGTCGACGTCGAGCAGGCACACGGTCTGCCCGGGGCCAACCGGCAAGGCCCGGTGATAGTGGATGGGCGGACCCTGTACGAGGACGTCGACTACGGCGAGCACGGAGTTCCGTTGATCGTCCGCTTGGACGGTCGGTGGTCGCATTCGATGCGCGAAGTCCAGTTCCGCGACCGCAGGCGAGACAACGCTGCAGAACTCGCCGACCTACCCCGGTTGGTGTACGGCTTCGACGAGGTCAGCCTGACGCCGTGCCTGGTTGCGAAGGAAGTCGAAACGGTCCTCCGCCGTGAGGGATGGGTCAGGCTGACCAATGGGCGCTGCCGCGCCTGTGCGTGATTGGTGAGCGTGGACACTCACTAACCACGCACAGGGCGCTAGCCCTTCCACCACGGGCGCAGCGGCACGTGTGCCTCGCCGTTGGGGCCGAGCTTGACGGCCAGCACCTGGTGGAGCTGGACGACGTTGCGCTCGAATCCCAGTCGCGACCCGGCCATGTACAGGCCCCACACCTTCGCGGTACCTTCACCGACCTCGGCGACACACGCGTCCCAGTTCTCGACCAGGTTCCGGCACCAGCCGGCGAGTGTGAGCTGGTAGTGCTCGCGCAGGTTCTCTTCGTGCCGCACCTCGAGGCCTACGTTCTGGATCTCGCTGATGATCCGGCCCGATCCGGTGAGCTCCCCGTCGGGGAAGACGTACCGGTCGATGAAGCCGCCGGCCTTGGCGCCGCTGCGGTTGTCGGGGCGGGTGATGCAGTGGTTGAAGAGCCTGCCACCCTCGCGCAGCTTCGACTTCATGAATCCGAAGTAGGCGGGGTAGTTCTGGACGCCGATGTGTTCTGTCAGACCGATCGAGGAGATCGCGTCGAACCCGGTCTCGTACACGTCCCGGTAGTCGGAGTAGCGCACCTCGGCGAGTTCGGACAGGCCCTCCTCGGCGATTGCCTTCTGCGCCCACTCGGCCTGTGCGCGCGAGAGTGTCACACCGATGACCTTGACGCCGCGCCGGGCGGCGTAGCGCACCATCGAGCCCCAGCCGCATCCGATGTCGAGGAGGCGGTCGCCTTCCTGCAGTCCCAGCTTCTCGAACACCAATCGGTACTTGTTTTCCTGTGCATCCTCGAGGCTCTGGTCCTCGGACTCGTATGTGGCGCATGTGTAGGTCATGGAGGGGCCGAGCACCATCTCGTAGAAGGCATTCGACACGTCGTAGTGATGGTGGATCACTTCAGCGTCGCGAGTCTTGGAGTGGCGCAGCCCCTCCGCGAAACGGCGCCAGCGAGGCAGGTGCTCCTGGGGTGGGGGAGCGATGGGGCGCAAAAGGTCCCAGCCGAGTGACCGGGTGATGGCCGCGATCTTGGTGGGCGATGGGCGCTGGAATTGCAGGTTGCTCATCGCCTTGAGGATCTCGTACGGGTCGCCGGGGTGCACTCCGACAGCCTCGAGATCGCCCGAGACGTAGGCGCGGGCCATACCGAGATCGCCGGGCGCCGTGGCCAGGTATGTGGTGCCGCGGGCCGAGTTCAGGTGCAGCCCGTACGAGGCGTCCTCCGGGCCCGTCGCGCTGCCGTCGTACGCGGTGAAGCGCAGCGGTATTCGACCATCGGCGACGGTTTCGAGGATCTGCGCGATGCTGAGTTTCTGCGCCGTGTCAGGGTTCGTTCTGAGAGTTGTCACTTTCTTTGCACCGCCTTGGAATAGAGGTCCAGTAGTCGTGAATCGGGGTCGTAACGCTTCTTGACCTGTGTGTAGTGGTCACCGCCGTACAGCAGTGTGAACTCGTCTTCTTCGTAGAAGGAGTCGGAGTACAGGGACTTGTGCCCCTCGAGCTCGCTGACCTTCTTCTCGATCAGCCGGTTTGCTGCGCCCTCGGGCGCGCCGGGTTCGATCGGCACCGAGGACCAGAATCCGACGTTGACGTA
Protein-coding sequences here:
- a CDS encoding 3-hydroxyacyl-CoA dehydrogenase NAD-binding domain-containing protein; this encodes MSDQNIIGWEQDADGIVVLTIDDPNQGANTMNDRYISSMRATVDRLYAEKESITGVVLTSGKKTFFAGGDLKSMIKVGPEDAQQIFEHSLNLKADLRRLETLGKPVVTCINGAALGGGLEIALATHHRIAADVKGVKIGLPEVTLGLLPGGGGIVRTVRMFGLMTALTQMLLQGQQRGPVQAKEVGLVDEVVSSVEELVPAAKAWIKANPESGVQPWDVKGYKIPGGTPATPAFAANLPAIPANLRKQLKGSPMEAPRAIMAAAVEGSQVDVDNALLIESRYFTNLVTGRVAKNMIQAFFFDMQAIGSGASRPKDIPKREIKKVGVLGAGMMGAGIAYVCAKAGIPVVLKDVTIEAAEKGKAYSEKIEAKALSRGKTTEEKSKALLALITPSADPADFAGVDFVVEAVFESPDLKKKVFQEIEDIVEPDALLGSNTSTLPITDLATGVKRAEDFIGIHFFSPVDKMPLVEIIRGEKTSDESLARVFDFVQAIRKTPIVVNDSRGFFTSRVIGTFVNEAIGMVAEGIEPATIEQAGMQAGYPAAPLQLSDELNLTLMQKIRAESKAAAQAEGKELPADLAGDVINYLVEGNDRKGRLGGAGFYNYEDGKRSGLWQGLREHFDSGSVTPPIQDLVDRMLFIEAIETQKCFDEGVITSTADANIGSIMGIGYPAWTGGVSQFVAGYEGGKAGFVKRAEELAAKYGERFTPPASMKD
- a CDS encoding class I SAM-dependent methyltransferase, which codes for MTTLRTNPDTAQKLSIAQILETVADGRIPLRFTAYDGSATGPEDASYGLHLNSARGTTYLATAPGDLGMARAYVSGDLEAVGVHPGDPYEILKAMSNLQFQRPSPTKIAAITRSLGWDLLRPIAPPPQEHLPRWRRFAEGLRHSKTRDAEVIHHHYDVSNAFYEMVLGPSMTYTCATYESEDQSLEDAQENKYRLVFEKLGLQEGDRLLDIGCGWGSMVRYAARRGVKVIGVTLSRAQAEWAQKAIAEEGLSELAEVRYSDYRDVYETGFDAISSIGLTEHIGVQNYPAYFGFMKSKLREGGRLFNHCITRPDNRSGAKAGGFIDRYVFPDGELTGSGRIISEIQNVGLEVRHEENLREHYQLTLAGWCRNLVENWDACVAEVGEGTAKVWGLYMAGSRLGFERNVVQLHQVLAVKLGPNGEAHVPLRPWWKG
- a CDS encoding acetyl-CoA C-acetyltransferase, whose protein sequence is MTTEAFIYEAIRTPRGRGKKTGSLHSVKPISLVTGLIQELRTRFPDLDEDRISDLILGVVTPVGDQGMDIARIAVNDAGLPDTVGGVQLNRFCASGLEAVNMAAQKIRSGWDELVIAGGVESMSRVPMGSDGGPWALDPATNYDNYFVPQGVGADLIATIEGFSREDVDAYAVRSQDLAAKAWTGGYFAKSVVPVKDINGITILDNDEHMRPGTTVESLAGLTPAFAMVGEMGGFDAVALQKYHWVEKITHVHHGGNSSGIVDGAALILVGSEQAGKDMGLTPRARIVATATSGADSTIMLTGPTPASKKALAAAGLTVDDIDLFEINEAFASVALKFQKDLNIPDEKLNVNGGAIAMGHPLGATGAMITGTMVDELERRGAKRALITLCIGGGMGVATIIERV
- a CDS encoding type IV toxin-antitoxin system AbiEi family antitoxin domain-containing protein gives rise to the protein MTSTSPLQSLVDAQYGLITAAQVCALGIPKSQARHRVECGRWQRVLRGVYAVTSGRLTRDAVLSAALLYGGDAALLSHRTAAEVWGMIRTDDTAPIHVTVPYGKSALSQPVSYIQSPVHGSAVVPGVGGVLHPGVVVHRSRAQRHIGVELVPPRTTRADTALDVAIEQPTAREAYVSLISTVTNARIRLADVRTRMEERTPRRYRRALESAVRLLADGVQSMLEYRYAVDVEQAHGLPGANRQGPVIVDGRTLYEDVDYGEHGVPLIVRLDGRWSHSMREVQFRDRRRDNAAELADLPRLVYGFDEVSLTPCLVAKEVETVLRREGWVRLTNGRCRACA